In Xenorhabdus nematophila ATCC 19061, one DNA window encodes the following:
- the tgt gene encoding tRNA guanosine(34) transglycosylase Tgt has product MKFELQKTDGNARRGRLVFERGVVETPAFMPVGTYGTVKGMTPEEVKETGAQILLGNTFHLWLRPGQEIMKLHGDLHDFMQWQGPILTDSGGFQVFSLGAMRKIKEEGVHFRNPINGTPVFLSPEKSMEIQYDLGSDIVMIFDECTPYPADWDYAKRSMEMSLRWAARSRQRFDELNNKNALFGIIQGSVYEDLRDVSVKGLVEIGFDGYAVGGLAVGEPKEDMHRILEHVCPQIPQDKPRYLMGVGKPEDLVEGVRRGIDMFDCVMPTRNARNGHLFVTEGVIKIRNAKHKEDTSSLDEHCDCYTCRNYSRAYLHHLDRCNEILGARLNTIHNLRYYQRLMAGIRKAIEEGKLEQFVEAFYQQMGKPVPPLNI; this is encoded by the coding sequence GTGAAATTTGAGTTACAAAAGACGGATGGAAATGCCCGTCGTGGCCGTCTGGTTTTTGAGCGTGGTGTTGTGGAAACCCCCGCATTTATGCCGGTGGGAACTTACGGTACGGTAAAAGGGATGACACCGGAAGAAGTGAAAGAAACAGGAGCACAGATCCTGTTGGGAAATACTTTCCATCTTTGGTTACGTCCGGGGCAGGAAATCATGAAATTGCATGGTGACCTGCATGATTTTATGCAATGGCAGGGACCTATCCTGACCGACTCCGGCGGTTTTCAGGTTTTCAGCCTCGGTGCGATGCGTAAAATCAAGGAAGAAGGCGTTCACTTCCGTAACCCAATCAATGGAACGCCGGTTTTCCTCAGTCCAGAAAAATCAATGGAAATCCAATATGATTTGGGTTCCGATATTGTCATGATTTTTGATGAATGTACGCCATACCCTGCCGATTGGGATTATGCGAAGCGTTCTATGGAAATGTCATTGCGTTGGGCCGCACGCAGTCGCCAGCGTTTTGATGAGCTGAATAATAAAAATGCGCTGTTTGGTATCATTCAGGGCAGTGTTTATGAAGATTTGCGTGATGTTTCCGTAAAAGGACTGGTGGAAATCGGCTTTGACGGCTACGCTGTGGGTGGTCTGGCCGTGGGTGAACCCAAAGAAGACATGCACCGTATTCTGGAGCATGTTTGTCCGCAGATCCCGCAGGATAAGCCCCGCTATCTGATGGGAGTGGGTAAACCGGAGGATTTGGTTGAAGGTGTTCGCCGCGGCATTGATATGTTTGACTGTGTAATGCCAACACGTAATGCCCGCAATGGTCATCTGTTTGTGACAGAAGGGGTTATCAAAATCCGCAATGCCAAACATAAGGAAGATACTTCTTCGTTGGATGAACATTGTGACTGCTATACGTGTCGCAATTATAGTCGTGCATACCTCCATCACCTTGATCGTTGTAACGAAATTCTTGGTGCCAGACTAAATACGATACATAATCTAAGGTATTATCAGCGTTTGATGGCCGGCATTCGCAAAGCCATTGAAGAGGGTAAACTGGAACAGTTTGTGGAAGCGTTTTATCAGCAGATGGGTAAACCGGTTCCGCCGTTAAATATATAA
- the yajC gene encoding preprotein translocase subunit YajC, which translates to MSFFISEAAAAAGAPAQSQGNPYSLIIMLVVFGLIFYFMILRPQQKRTKEHKKLMDSISKGDEVLTSGGLVGRVTKVSETGYVVIALNETTEITVKRDFVAAVLPKGTMKAI; encoded by the coding sequence ATGAGTTTTTTTATTTCTGAAGCTGCGGCAGCCGCTGGTGCGCCAGCGCAATCTCAGGGTAACCCATATTCTCTGATTATCATGCTGGTTGTTTTCGGTTTGATTTTCTATTTCATGATCCTGCGTCCACAACAAAAACGCACCAAAGAACATAAGAAACTGATGGATTCCATCTCCAAAGGAGATGAAGTGCTGACTTCTGGTGGTTTGGTTGGTCGTGTCACTAAAGTGTCTGAAACAGGCTATGTTGTTATTGCACTGAATGAGACCACAGAAATAACCGTCAAACGTGACTTCGTCGCCGCCGTTCTGCCGAAAGGTACAATGAAGGCTATTTAA
- the secD gene encoding protein translocase subunit SecD — MLNRYPLWKYLMLIAAILIGLLYALPNLYGEDPAVQITGARGIGASEKTLDQVRNVLDKDQIKSKSIALENGAILARFNSSDVQLRAREALVSALGEQYVVALNLAPATPAWLSKVGAEPMKLGLDLRGGVHFLMEVDMETALGKLQEQNIDSLRVELRDQGIAYSTIRKIDNYGVEVRFRDSDARSKAENYLEPRHRDLVFSAGANNTLKAVMSDERLREARSYAVQQNITILRNRVNQLGVAEPLVQRQGADRIVVELPGIQDTARAKEILGATATLEFRLVNTNIDQNAALAGRIPADSELQYTRDGNPAVLYKRVILTGDHITDSTSSTDENGYPQVNISLDSAGGTAMSNFTKDNLQKPMATLFVEYKDSGKKDANGRSLLVKKEEVINIATIQSRLGNNFRITGISNPAEARQLSLLLRAGALIAPIQIVEERTIGPTLGLQNIEQGLEACLWGLVASILFMVIYYRKFGLIASSALLANLVLIVGIMSLLPGATLTMPGIAGIVLTLAVAVDANVLINERIKEELRNGRTIQQAIHEGYKGAFSSIIDANLTTLITAIILYAVGTGSIKGFAITTSIGVATSMFTAIVGTRAIVNLLYGGKRINKLSI, encoded by the coding sequence GTGTTGAACCGTTATCCTTTGTGGAAGTATCTGATGCTGATCGCTGCGATCCTCATCGGTTTGCTTTATGCACTTCCCAACCTGTATGGTGAGGATCCGGCTGTACAAATCACTGGCGCGCGAGGCATCGGCGCCAGTGAAAAAACGCTGGACCAAGTCCGTAATGTTTTAGACAAAGATCAAATCAAGAGCAAGTCCATTGCGTTGGAAAATGGGGCAATCCTTGCTCGTTTCAATAGTTCTGATGTTCAGCTCCGTGCCCGTGAAGCACTGGTCTCTGCGTTGGGCGAACAGTATGTTGTGGCATTGAACCTGGCTCCTGCAACGCCTGCCTGGTTAAGCAAAGTCGGTGCTGAGCCGATGAAACTGGGGCTTGACCTGCGTGGCGGTGTTCACTTCTTAATGGAAGTGGATATGGAAACTGCACTGGGCAAATTACAGGAACAGAATATTGACAGCCTGCGTGTTGAGTTGCGTGATCAGGGCATTGCTTATTCTACTATCCGCAAGATTGATAATTATGGCGTTGAAGTTCGTTTCCGTGATAGCGATGCCCGTTCTAAAGCGGAAAACTATCTTGAACCTCGTCACCGTGACTTAGTCTTCTCTGCCGGTGCCAATAATACACTGAAAGCCGTGATGAGTGATGAGCGTCTGCGTGAAGCGCGTTCTTATGCTGTTCAGCAGAATATTACCATCCTGCGTAACCGTGTTAACCAACTTGGGGTTGCTGAGCCACTGGTTCAACGTCAAGGCGCAGACCGTATTGTTGTTGAATTACCCGGTATTCAGGATACCGCCCGCGCTAAAGAGATCCTCGGCGCAACGGCAACCTTGGAATTCCGTCTGGTGAATACCAATATTGACCAAAATGCGGCACTTGCTGGTCGTATTCCCGCTGATTCAGAACTGCAATATACCCGTGATGGTAACCCAGCCGTATTGTATAAGCGTGTTATCCTGACCGGAGATCATATTACTGATTCCACTTCCAGTACGGATGAGAACGGTTATCCGCAGGTGAATATTTCTCTGGATAGCGCGGGTGGTACAGCGATGTCTAATTTCACCAAAGACAATCTGCAAAAACCAATGGCAACGCTGTTTGTGGAATATAAGGACAGCGGCAAAAAAGATGCCAATGGTCGTTCGCTTTTGGTTAAGAAAGAAGAAGTCATCAATATCGCAACTATTCAGTCGCGTTTAGGTAATAATTTCCGTATTACGGGTATTAGTAACCCTGCTGAAGCCCGCCAGTTATCACTGTTGCTACGTGCTGGTGCGTTAATTGCGCCAATCCAGATTGTGGAAGAACGTACTATAGGGCCAACGCTGGGTTTGCAAAATATCGAGCAAGGTCTTGAAGCGTGCTTGTGGGGCTTGGTTGCTTCCATTTTGTTTATGGTAATTTACTATCGCAAATTTGGCCTGATTGCGAGCAGTGCATTGCTGGCAAACTTAGTCCTCATCGTCGGTATTATGTCTCTGTTGCCGGGTGCGACGCTGACTATGCCGGGAATTGCGGGTATTGTTCTGACACTTGCCGTCGCCGTGGATGCGAATGTGTTAATCAACGAACGCATCAAAGAAGAATTGCGCAATGGACGTACCATTCAGCAGGCAATTCATGAAGGCTACAAAGGTGCATTCTCCAGTATCATTGACGCAAACCTGACTACGCTGATTACTGCTATCATTTTGTATGCCGTGGGTACTGGCTCTATCAAGGGCTTTGCGATCACGACAAGTATTGGTGTGGCGACTTCGATGTTCACCGCGATTGTGGGAACGCGAGCAATCGTGAACTTGCTGTACGGTGGCAAGCGTATCAATAAGTTGTCAATTTAA
- the secF gene encoding protein translocase subunit SecF produces MAQDYTVEQLNYGRRVIDFMRWDNVAFGISFLLLVASIVTMGVRGFNWGLDFTGGTVIEINLSKPADLDKMRDSLTQNGFSDALLQNFGSSRDVMVRMPPVAGNAGQELGNKVISVINQHIDNDATVKRVEFVGPSVGSELAQTGAMALLVALICILIYVGFRFEWRLALGAVIALAHDVIITVGILSLFHIEIDLTIVASLMSVIGYSLNDSIVVSDRIRENFRKIRRGTSYEIMNVSLTQTLSRTIMTSATTLLVVLMLYIFGGEMLKGFSLAMLIGVTIGTVSSIYVASALALKLGMKREHMIQQKVEKEGADQPSILP; encoded by the coding sequence GTGGCACAGGATTATACTGTTGAACAATTAAACTATGGGCGTAGAGTCATTGACTTTATGCGCTGGGACAACGTTGCCTTTGGGATTTCGTTCCTGCTTTTGGTGGCTTCCATCGTGACGATGGGCGTTCGTGGGTTTAACTGGGGTCTTGATTTTACCGGTGGGACGGTCATTGAGATTAACCTGAGCAAACCTGCGGATCTGGACAAAATGCGCGATAGCCTGACACAGAATGGTTTTTCTGATGCGCTTTTGCAAAATTTTGGCAGTAGCCGTGATGTTATGGTTCGCATGCCTCCCGTGGCAGGTAATGCAGGGCAAGAGTTGGGTAATAAGGTTATTTCGGTTATTAACCAGCATATTGATAATGATGCCACGGTTAAACGTGTCGAGTTTGTTGGCCCGAGTGTTGGAAGCGAGCTGGCACAAACGGGGGCAATGGCGTTATTGGTTGCACTGATCTGTATCCTGATTTATGTCGGTTTCCGCTTTGAGTGGCGTCTGGCATTGGGGGCAGTGATTGCGCTTGCGCATGACGTTATTATCACAGTGGGTATATTGTCGTTGTTCCATATCGAAATTGATCTGACTATCGTTGCATCATTGATGTCCGTGATCGGTTATTCATTAAACGACAGTATCGTTGTATCGGATCGTATTCGTGAAAACTTCCGCAAAATACGTCGTGGTACCTCTTATGAGATCATGAATGTTTCACTGACCCAGACTCTGAGTCGTACAATCATGACTTCTGCCACGACATTGCTGGTTGTGCTGATGCTGTACATTTTCGGTGGGGAAATGCTGAAAGGCTTCTCACTGGCAATGTTAATCGGTGTTACCATCGGTACCGTTTCTTCCATCTATGTTGCTTCTGCACTGGCTTTGAAACTGGGTATGAAACGTGAACATATGATCCAGCAGAAAGTTGAGAAAGAAGGGGCTGATCAGCCTTCCATACTTCCTTAA
- the nrdR gene encoding transcriptional regulator NrdR, with protein sequence MHCPFCAAVDTKVIDSRLVGDGSQVRRRRQCLECHERFTTFEIAELVMPRVIKSDDIREPFDEEKLRRGMQKALEKRPVNSDDVETAISHIKSQVRATGEREIPSKMIGNFVMDALKKLDKVAYIRFASVYRSFEDIREFGEEIAKLQD encoded by the coding sequence ATGCATTGCCCATTTTGCGCCGCCGTTGATACTAAAGTTATTGATTCCCGTCTGGTTGGGGATGGCTCACAAGTGCGCCGTCGCCGTCAGTGCCTGGAGTGCCATGAACGCTTCACTACGTTTGAAATAGCAGAACTGGTGATGCCACGCGTCATTAAGAGTGATGATATTCGGGAGCCTTTTGACGAAGAAAAATTGCGTCGTGGTATGCAAAAGGCACTGGAGAAGCGCCCTGTCAATTCTGATGATGTGGAAACAGCGATTAGCCATATTAAATCTCAGGTGCGGGCAACGGGAGAGCGTGAAATCCCATCCAAAATGATTGGAAATTTTGTCATGGATGCCCTGAAGAAACTGGATAAAGTGGCATATATTCGTTTTGCATCTGTTTACCGTAGTTTTGAGGACATCCGAGAATTTGGCGAAGAGATTGCCAAACTACAAGATTGA
- the ribD gene encoding bifunctional diaminohydroxyphosphoribosylaminopyrimidine deaminase/5-amino-6-(5-phosphoribosylamino)uracil reductase RibD, whose product MTLDEIYMSRALELAYQGRFTTSPNPNVGCVIVKDEEIVGEGFHLRAGEPHAEVHALRMAGEKAKGATAYVTLEPCSHHGKTPPCADALIAAGLSRVVVAMQDPNPQVAGRGLYKLQQAGIAVEHGLMMDQAESLNKGFLKRMRTGFPYLQLKLGSSLDGRTALSSGESQWITSPQARQDVQTLRAQCSAILSSSATVLADDPSMTVRWNELDAETQSVYPEERLRQPIRIITDSQNRVTPQHQVIQQTGQCWLAYTNKNEQHWPDNVKQILLPAHGGGVDLVLLMMQLGKRQINSVWAECGPALAGALLSLGLVDELILYIAPKVLGNSARGLFDIPELHKLSDAPEFTLFDVKQIGPDIRLRLRPL is encoded by the coding sequence ATGACACTTGATGAAATTTATATGTCCCGTGCGCTAGAGCTGGCGTATCAGGGACGTTTTACAACATCCCCGAATCCAAATGTAGGCTGTGTTATTGTTAAGGATGAAGAAATAGTCGGGGAAGGCTTCCATTTACGTGCGGGTGAGCCTCATGCAGAAGTACATGCCCTCCGTATGGCGGGTGAAAAAGCCAAAGGTGCCACAGCCTACGTCACACTTGAACCCTGTAGCCATCACGGTAAAACCCCGCCCTGTGCAGACGCTTTGATTGCTGCGGGTTTAAGCCGTGTTGTTGTCGCGATGCAAGATCCCAATCCACAAGTTGCCGGGCGCGGTTTATATAAATTGCAGCAGGCAGGCATTGCGGTTGAGCATGGTCTGATGATGGATCAGGCAGAATCCCTGAATAAAGGATTTCTCAAACGTATGCGTACGGGGTTCCCTTACCTACAGTTGAAACTGGGATCATCATTAGATGGGCGTACCGCGTTGTCATCTGGGGAAAGTCAATGGATTACCTCACCACAGGCGCGTCAGGATGTGCAGACGTTACGGGCCCAATGCAGTGCTATTTTGAGTTCGAGCGCAACGGTATTGGCTGATGATCCCTCAATGACTGTCCGTTGGAATGAACTGGATGCTGAAACACAATCGGTTTATCCTGAAGAACGGCTTCGCCAACCCATCCGCATTATTACTGATAGTCAAAATCGTGTCACACCACAACATCAAGTTATTCAGCAAACAGGGCAATGTTGGTTAGCGTACACTAACAAAAATGAACAACATTGGCCTGATAATGTTAAGCAGATTTTATTGCCGGCACATGGTGGTGGTGTTGATTTGGTTCTGCTGATGATGCAACTGGGCAAACGTCAAATTAATTCAGTCTGGGCAGAATGTGGCCCTGCTCTGGCGGGTGCTTTATTGTCTCTGGGGCTGGTGGATGAATTGATCCTGTATATCGCCCCTAAGGTGCTGGGAAACAGTGCCCGTGGGTTGTTCGATATTCCTGAATTGCACAAACTATCGGATGCACCTGAATTCACGTTGTTTGATGTCAAGCAAATTGGGCCTGATATACGTCTTCGCTTACGTCCACTCTAG
- the ribE gene encoding 6,7-dimethyl-8-ribityllumazine synthase: MNVIKGVIAAPEARIAIAIARFNNFINDSLLEGAVDALERIGQVSSDNITVVWVPGAYELPLTVKALAESQKYDAVIALGTVIRGGTAHFEYVAGECSSGLSSVAMSSNIPVTFGVLTTENIEQAIERAGTKAGNKGAEAALTALEMINVIKAIKA, translated from the coding sequence ATGAACGTAATCAAAGGTGTTATTGCAGCTCCTGAAGCACGCATCGCTATCGCGATTGCCCGCTTTAACAACTTCATTAATGACAGCCTGCTGGAAGGAGCCGTGGATGCGTTGGAACGCATCGGTCAGGTTTCTTCAGATAATATCACCGTAGTATGGGTGCCGGGTGCCTATGAATTGCCGCTGACGGTTAAGGCATTGGCTGAGTCCCAAAAATATGATGCGGTTATCGCTTTGGGAACTGTTATCCGCGGTGGTACAGCTCACTTCGAATATGTTGCTGGTGAATGCAGCTCTGGTTTGTCGAGCGTAGCGATGTCCAGTAATATTCCTGTCACATTTGGTGTTCTGACGACTGAAAATATTGAACAGGCGATTGAACGTGCTGGCACTAAAGCGGGTAATAAAGGAGCGGAAGCAGCCTTAACCGCATTGGAAATGATCAATGTAATCAAAGCTATTAAGGCTTAA
- the nusB gene encoding transcription antitermination factor NusB, whose product MKPAARRRARECAVQAIYSWQLSNNSIADIELEFLSEQDVTGVDITYFRELLSGVAVNATKLDALMAPYLSRQLEELGQVEKAILRVAMFELSFRDDVPYKVAINEGIELAKTFGAEDSHKFVNGVLDKAGPAARRKK is encoded by the coding sequence GTGAAACCTGCTGCTCGTCGTCGTGCTCGTGAGTGTGCTGTTCAGGCAATTTATTCATGGCAACTATCCAACAATAGTATTGCTGATATTGAATTGGAATTTCTGTCAGAGCAGGACGTAACTGGTGTTGATATCACCTATTTCCGTGAATTGTTATCCGGGGTAGCGGTCAATGCTACAAAATTGGATGCCTTGATGGCTCCTTATCTTTCTCGTCAGCTCGAAGAGTTGGGGCAGGTGGAAAAAGCCATCTTGCGCGTTGCGATGTTTGAACTAAGCTTTCGTGATGATGTTCCCTATAAAGTGGCTATCAATGAAGGCATCGAACTGGCAAAAACGTTTGGTGCTGAAGACAGCCATAAATTCGTGAATGGGGTATTGGATAAAGCTGGTCCGGCAGCACGCAGGAAGAAGTGA
- the thiL gene encoding thiamine-phosphate kinase, with translation MACGEFDLIARYFNRHIIRRRDVNLGIGDDCALMTVADKQELAVTTDTLVAGVHFLPDISPEDLAYKALAVNISDLAAVGADPAWVSLALTLSDINEDWLKRFSDSLFEQLNYYGMQLIGGDTTKGSMSLTLTVHGLVPAGRALRRAGAKNGDWIYVTGTLGDSAAGLALLQDRLSVEDTSVHNWLVKRHLRPQPRVLQGQALRDLASSAIDLSDGLISDLNHILSASQCGARINLDALPYSEAMQQYVGPEQALEWALSGGEDYELCFTVPELNRGALKMALAHSGASFCCIGQIRPESEGIRYFNKNEEIELNLKGFDHFKTDKKPVVPCPAQQAENDQTEGTHG, from the coding sequence ATGGCATGTGGTGAATTTGACCTCATTGCACGTTATTTCAATCGCCATATCATCCGCCGACGTGATGTAAATCTAGGAATCGGTGATGATTGTGCGCTGATGACCGTTGCAGATAAACAAGAATTAGCCGTAACCACTGATACATTGGTTGCTGGTGTTCATTTCCTCCCTGATATTTCGCCGGAAGATTTGGCTTATAAGGCACTGGCGGTCAATATCAGTGATCTTGCTGCTGTCGGGGCAGATCCGGCTTGGGTATCATTGGCATTGACACTGTCTGATATCAATGAAGATTGGTTAAAGCGATTCAGTGACAGCCTGTTTGAACAACTTAACTATTACGGTATGCAGTTGATTGGTGGGGATACCACGAAAGGCTCCATGAGCTTGACATTAACCGTACATGGTTTAGTTCCGGCAGGCAGGGCGTTACGCCGTGCAGGTGCAAAGAATGGTGACTGGATTTACGTCACCGGAACACTGGGTGATAGCGCCGCAGGGCTTGCGCTGTTGCAAGATCGTCTGAGCGTGGAAGATACATCGGTTCACAATTGGTTAGTGAAGCGTCATCTTCGTCCGCAGCCACGCGTTTTACAGGGACAGGCTCTTCGTGATCTGGCTTCTTCAGCGATTGATCTATCCGATGGTTTGATTTCTGATCTCAATCACATTTTGTCTGCCAGCCAATGCGGTGCGCGCATTAATTTGGATGCCTTGCCTTATTCAGAAGCCATGCAGCAATATGTCGGGCCTGAGCAGGCACTGGAATGGGCATTAAGTGGTGGTGAAGATTATGAATTGTGTTTTACGGTGCCTGAACTTAACCGTGGTGCATTAAAGATGGCGTTGGCGCATTCTGGAGCCAGTTTCTGCTGTATCGGGCAAATCAGACCAGAATCAGAAGGTATTCGCTACTTTAACAAAAATGAAGAAATTGAGCTGAATCTGAAAGGTTTTGACCACTTTAAAACCGATAAGAAGCCAGTGGTTCCTTGTCCGGCACAGCAGGCAGAAAATGACCAAACGGAGGGAACTCATGGATGA
- the pgpA gene encoding phosphatidylglycerophosphatase A gives MDDAKRNLKMSNPWHLLATGFGSGLSPVIPGTMGSVAAIPFWLLLVQLPTWGIWLAIVLGTVIGCVICQKAADAMNVDDPGCVVWDEFIGMWITLMAIPVLNWQWVLVGFVVFRIFDMWKPWPIRWFDRYVKGGVGIMLDDIIAAIFAVAVIWLLNVYQLLPF, from the coding sequence ATGGATGATGCAAAACGCAATTTAAAAATGAGCAATCCGTGGCATCTGTTGGCGACAGGATTCGGCAGTGGCTTATCGCCCGTGATACCCGGTACGATGGGTTCTGTGGCAGCAATTCCTTTTTGGTTATTGCTGGTGCAGCTGCCGACTTGGGGGATTTGGTTGGCTATTGTGCTGGGAACCGTGATTGGTTGCGTAATTTGCCAGAAAGCGGCTGATGCCATGAATGTGGACGATCCGGGCTGTGTGGTCTGGGACGAATTCATCGGTATGTGGATCACATTAATGGCAATCCCGGTGCTTAATTGGCAGTGGGTTTTAGTTGGTTTTGTGGTATTCCGTATTTTCGATATGTGGAAACCGTGGCCGATTCGCTGGTTTGACCGCTATGTTAAAGGCGGGGTTGGTATCATGCTGGATGATATTATCGCGGCGATTTTTGCGGTGGCCGTTATCTGGCTGCTGAATGTCTACCAACTACTCCCTTTCTGA
- the pcp gene encoding pyroglutamyl-peptidase I: MKTILITGFEPFGGETVNPSWEAIKPLQGCQIAGASVEICRLPCVFDNSLEHLYAAIERVKPDVVIATGEAGGRSAISVERVAINVNDAPILDNAGKQPIDTPIIAGGSAAYFSALPIKAIVNELKRVNIPAIVSDTAGTFVCNHVMYGLLHYLNQHYPAIRGGFVHVPYLPEQAAKYPGSPSMPVEMMTAALKIAIESTSKNDKDIPVTGGKIN; this comes from the coding sequence ATGAAAACGATTCTAATCACAGGTTTTGAGCCTTTTGGCGGTGAAACGGTAAACCCATCGTGGGAAGCCATTAAACCATTGCAAGGATGTCAGATTGCCGGTGCGTCTGTTGAAATTTGCCGGTTACCCTGCGTTTTTGATAATTCTCTGGAACACCTTTATGCTGCGATTGAACGAGTTAAGCCCGATGTTGTCATTGCGACAGGGGAAGCAGGAGGCAGATCTGCCATCAGTGTAGAACGAGTCGCAATTAATGTTAACGATGCCCCTATTCTTGATAATGCCGGCAAACAACCTATTGATACCCCGATTATTGCCGGTGGCTCTGCTGCTTATTTCTCGGCCCTGCCCATCAAAGCAATCGTCAATGAATTAAAACGGGTCAACATTCCCGCAATAGTATCCGACACTGCCGGCACTTTTGTTTGTAATCATGTGATGTATGGTTTGCTGCATTATCTTAACCAACATTATCCCGCTATCCGCGGGGGTTTTGTTCATGTTCCTTATTTGCCTGAACAGGCAGCAAAGTATCCGGGCTCACCCAGTATGCCCGTAGAAATGATGACTGCTGCCTTAAAAATAGCTATCGAATCAACGTCGAAGAATGACAAGGATATTCCTGTCACAGGGGGGAAAATAAACTGA
- a CDS encoding DUF979 domain-containing protein, with product MMFQLQYLFVLAGLLLLAVAVMSWRDKANPRRMTTGLFWALYGLIFLAGKWSGHLVSCWIDDENHAQKIAHISVGVLVVFMALLAGFGGVRLGNYPQRTPEQRQESAKRLGNRLFLPALLIPIVTMLGVLAFNHIPGLQHAVFGAGNHSTLVTLFSITVGCLIGFIIALRMSCDAITQPIQETRRLLDSIGCVFILPQILATLGLLFTAAGVGTVVSYLTENYLAVDNRFIAVATYVFGMALLTMIMGNAFAAFPIITAGIGIPILVLQHSGNPAVMAAIGMFSGYCGTLMTPMAANFNIVPAALLELPDRNAVIKAQIPTGCVLLIANVFLLYFLMFL from the coding sequence ATAATGTTTCAATTACAGTATCTCTTTGTATTGGCAGGGCTTCTCTTATTAGCTGTTGCTGTCATGTCATGGCGAGATAAAGCCAATCCCCGCCGCATGACGACAGGGCTATTCTGGGCGCTGTATGGTTTGATCTTTCTTGCCGGGAAATGGAGCGGGCATCTTGTGTCTTGCTGGATAGATGATGAAAATCATGCCCAGAAAATCGCGCATATCAGTGTCGGTGTGTTGGTGGTTTTTATGGCGTTACTGGCCGGGTTCGGTGGAGTTCGTCTGGGAAATTATCCTCAGCGTACACCAGAACAACGGCAAGAAAGTGCCAAACGTCTTGGCAATCGCTTATTCTTGCCCGCTTTGCTGATTCCTATTGTCACAATGCTTGGCGTACTTGCATTCAACCATATTCCTGGATTGCAACACGCTGTTTTTGGTGCAGGAAATCATTCTACTCTGGTGACCCTCTTTTCCATTACTGTTGGTTGCCTGATTGGGTTTATTATCGCGTTACGCATGAGCTGTGATGCCATCACACAGCCAATACAAGAAACCCGACGTTTGCTGGACTCAATTGGTTGTGTATTTATCCTGCCACAAATTCTGGCAACGCTTGGGTTGTTATTTACCGCCGCAGGTGTCGGCACTGTCGTTTCCTATCTGACCGAAAATTATTTAGCCGTTGATAACCGCTTTATTGCAGTCGCCACTTATGTATTTGGTATGGCTCTGCTTACTATGATCATGGGTAATGCTTTTGCGGCCTTTCCCATTATCACTGCCGGTATTGGTATTCCCATTCTGGTCTTACAGCACAGTGGTAATCCCGCTGTTATGGCTGCCATCGGCATGTTTTCAGGCTATTGCGGTACGTTAATGACTCCAATGGCTGCAAATTTCAATATTGTTCCCGCCGCTTTGTTAGAACTGCCTGATCGTAATGCGGTTATTAAAGCTCAGATTCCGACAGGATGTGTTTTACTGATTGCTAATGTGTTCTTACTCTATTTTCTTATGTTCTTATAA